A genomic stretch from Plasmodium brasilianum strain Bolivian I chromosome 9, whole genome shotgun sequence includes:
- a CDS encoding acyl-CoA-binding protein, with protein sequence MFKNINKSFLFVNVTFAMVILCLLKGYNKNTSIILNKLYYIKTWLLNVPLAIYRKYRRIDLPVIDKSIIVNVSDEELEEKFCQICNAVKMYRSKLKFEEWVYLYGLYKQIKEGDVKLINDTNEKCSQWCSNSGDASGKGDSSGSDHTNGNLHGGRYHCNSGNRKGEKLEESKNGEFVKSAKMRAWKNCYGVNKKVCKFLYVEFFTKLFPNALENLNNNFTFDITKSISKMKPLKDNNYDQEDCMNNNSSNLCDIFCQGVVEENIEQIKNTLKNHPSLINKKNTSGLTALHYACDRGYLDIVKFLVDQGADIHAEDSFGDTALHIAAYSEKREIIEYLISAGADANRKNLDGMSITSILSHN encoded by the coding sequence atgtttaaaaacataaacaagtcatttttatttgttaacgTTACCTTTGCGATGGTCATACTATGCTTATTAAAGGGctataataaaaacacaagtataatattaaacaagttatattacataaaaacatGGTTACTTAATGTGCCATTGgctatatatagaaaatatagaaGGATCGACTTGCCCGTAATAGATAAGAGTATAATTGTAAATGTAAGCGATGAAGAACTAGAAGAGAAATTTTGCCAAATTTGCAATGCTGTTAAAATGTATAGAAGCAAACTGAAATTCGAGGAATGGGTGTACTTGTATGGgttatataaacaaatcaAGGAAGGAGATGTAAAGTTAATTAATGATACCAATGAGAAATGTAGTCAATGGTGTAGTAATAGTGGGGATGCAAGTGGTAAGGGCGATTCTAGTGGTAGTGACCATACAAATGGTAATTTGCATGGAGGGAGGTACCACTGCAACAGCGGTAAcagaaaaggagaaaaattaGAGGAAAGCAAAAATGGCGAATTTGTTAAAAGTGCAAAAATGAGGGCATGGAAAAACTGTTATggagtaaataaaaaagtttgtaaatttttatatgtcgAATTTTTTACCAAACTATTTCCTAATGctttagaaaatttaaataataattttacgtTTGATATTACCAAGAGCATAAGTAAAATGAAGCCATTGAaggataataattatgatcAAGAGGACTGcatgaataataatagtagtaaccTATGTGATATATTTTGTCAAGGTGTCGTAGAGGAAAATatagaacaaataaaaaatactttaaaaaacCATCCTTCtttaattaacaaaaaaaatactagTGGATTAACTGCTCTACATTATGCATGTGATAGGGGATATTTGGACATTGTCAAATTTTTAGTAGATCAAGGAGCTGATATACATGCAGAAGATTCTTTTGGTGATACAGCATTGCATATTGCTGCTTATTcagaaaaaagggaaataatTGAATACTTAATAAGTGCTGGAGCTGATgcaaatagaaaaaatttggATGGGATGTCAATTACCTCTATACTAAGTCATAATTGA
- a CDS encoding tRNA m(1)G methyltransferase yields the protein MANEDMEDSSASEDEINKFFANISNVIDEKDIIKLTKQKKTKKEKKLEKRKYIKEKRKKNRPEEKKKRQKKKKQELLKILNNLNEEEKFIFLKERKILEQTKKQRKKEFLKNSFNEAYKICFNCSFIHYMGEKEISSLAKQIFLSYHYMIKHEVPVHFHFSHLNNSDELFVQLKKKYSLSKWMVQVHVQDFWEIFPKDKIVVLSPDATEDLTEIRKDHVYIISALVDRSVSKNLSFYQASLHGLETRKLPLEQYVKKKKSNVLNVNTVIEILISYLKDKDWLKVFEKCIPQKKHTYFFVMMMLCNNMNNAKGNS from the exons ATGGCAAACGAGGACATGGAAGACTCGTCCGCAAGTGAGGACGAAATAAACAAGTTTTTTGCGAATATATCAAACGTAATTgatgaaaaagatataatcaaattaacaaaacagaaaaaaacgaaaaaagaaaaaaaattagaaaagagaaaatatataaaagaaaaaagaaagaagaatagaccagaagaaaaaaaaaaaagacaaaagaaaaaaaaacaagagctgttaaaaatattaaataatttaaatgaggaggagaaatttatatttttaaaagaaaggaaaatattGGAACAAACAaagaaacaaagaaaaaaagaatttctaaaaaattcttttaatgaagcatataaaatttgttttaacTGTTCTTTTATACATTACATgggagaaaaagaaatttctaGTTTAGCTAAACAAATATTCTTGTCATATCATTATATGATAAAACATGAAGTACCTGTACACTTTCATTTTTCACACTTAAATAATTCGGACGAATTATTTGTacaactaaaaaaaaaatattcattaagTAAGTGGATGGTGCAGGTGCATGTACAGGATTTTTGGGAAATTTTTCCGAAAGACAAAATTGTTGTCCTCTCTCCTGATGCGACCGAG GACCTAACAGAAATAAGGAAGGACCACGTTTACATTATATCAGCCCTGGTGGATAGGAGTGTTTCCAAG AATTTGTCCTTCTACCAAGCGTCGTTACACGGCCTAGAGACGAGGAAACTACCCTTGGAG CAATACgtcaagaaaaaaaaaagcaacgTGCTTAACGTAAACACAGTtattgaaatattaataagcTACTTAAAGGACAAAGATTGGCTGAAAGTTTTCGAAAAATGTATTCCACAAAAAAAG CACACCTACTTTTTTGTTATGATGATGTTGTgcaataatatgaacaatgCAAAGGGGAATTCATAG
- a CDS encoding splicing factor U2AF small subunit, with the protein MAEHLARIIGTEEDRVNCPFFWKIGACRHGDQCSRSHYKPNSAQTLVIRHMYDNPPMAVAIAEGQMVDDEVLDKAADHFEEFYEEVFEELMKYGEIEDMVVCDNIGDHIIGNVYIKYTHEDYAEKAVKELNGRFYAGKPLQIEYTPVTDFREARCRQFVDGQCRRGGYCNFMHIKHVPRSVKRKLYRRMYKKFPEYKKRRKTKDDSEDAYHDSYRNRASGREKHKRDKYGDGHHSSKRKNKSRSNSNDDEDVDRSHKYARCENSTERREKIERWNKEREMKNAQKNENVDSKQGEVKKDGGEIEVVEGGG; encoded by the coding sequence ATGGCGGAACACCTGGCTCGTATAATTGGAACGGAGGAAGATAGGGTTAActgtccttttttttggaaaatagGGGCGTGTCGTCATGGAGATCAATGTAGTAGAAGTCATTACAAACCAAACAGTGCTCAGACGTTAGTTATAAGGCATATGTATGATAATCCACCTATGGCAGTTGCAATTGCAGAAGGGCAAATGGTTGATGATGAAGTATTAGATAAAGCTGCTGATCATTTTGAAGAATTCTATGAAGAAGTTTTTGAagaattaatgaaatatggAGAAATTGAAGATATGGTTGTATGTGATAATATAGGTGATCATATTATTggtaatgtatatattaaatatactcATGAAGATTATGCAGAAAAGGCTGTTAAGGAATTAAATGGTAGGTTTTATGCTGGTAAACCATTGCAAATTGAATATACACCTGTAACTGATTTTAGAGAAGCAAGATGTAGGCAATTTGTAGATGGGCAATGTAGACGTGGAGGATATTGTAATTTTATGCACATCAAACATGTGCCTAGGAgtgttaaaagaaaattatatagacgaatgtataaaaaattcccagaatataaaaaaaggaggaaaacAAAAGACGATTCGGAAGATGCATATCATGATAGTTATAGGAATAGAGCAAGTGGTAGAGAAAAGCACAAAAGGGATAAATATGGAGATGGTCATCATTCATCGaaacgtaaaaataaaagtaggAGTAATAGTAATGATGATGAAGATGTTGATAGGAGTCATAAATACGCGAGGTGTGAAAACAGTACagaaagaagagaaaaaatagaaagatggaataaagaaagagaaatgaaaaatgcacaaaaaaatgaaaatgttgATAGTAAACAAGGGGAAGTGAAAAAGGATGGGGGGGAAATCGAAGTAGTTGAAGGAGGAGGATGA
- a CDS encoding ubiquitin-protein ligase, translating into MFNEGSNSRRINLSGKKHVILNKDSFIEKAKREKEICLTLTKRKNAFKIISNYICFKKCIESRREEINNILPKRINDIILLEKIVSPAIYRKALRICLHEFSVQSTFLFSKKDCYKHYKGMKFENTIYPPIKCLLDVIKLYNKIDRLEEDEDGNITKDGTATSSFDAKDSGESILRSDNQISCTQDKTIFHDRPHVDKEKLGSSIEVVKNKFYYRHKKELKILTNHLDILLGNYYVYNVNIYREYHEGVRREEEDYYKSSSVNSSGRRGVQFEKSTDELSSSMLHLYYLYNFILNNLFIEELEVKIRHYENNRNGENCKYDENCKNCNYKLAASLKKISDYIILTMNGLTTIIKKILQSYGDKNVDMHYASSKLIMYVCDMIYVYFYILKIKGKDLKSGQVTELKQKINVLLNFVLVHVGQTMGHTNGSEYDNKKDNKSDNKSDNKSDNKSDNKSDNKSDNKSDNKSNNKSDNKNDNKSDNKSDNKNDNKSDNKNDNKNDNKNDNKNNNDSNSNYNNNYYHGSSFHGSFFHRSSRRRSCAGNNYHLFISFFKYNIFELFTSTVDVKDELKLLKRILLIIINNTYKDVDAMRKYVYNCDNNTINSIHNKSYIYNQHSFDSYHISGINLFKNLLLFAQCNRKFLDHNIFDLLLEAYLFLPLKYHPYIYQVTVIEGNKEKWLGLAGNNLINDSTKFKNNVNGNQRGREASLLEEPSPELKAEWERPQEEEPNKSLQSSPGENKNTFSTYQAYMKKLQMGYYYSKDIIDSLLYICSKCGFIKLDTLLFVLLPFRSLHINIYKTYKNYYDYIKNVSSSAEEVINGKYDSVSSRKKEELRGYLGSKGNHEKERIINRAGGHGNSRHGSSFHDGSLHGSSGHNTNHRSSSSHYKHVLNFSKGAQEKDPIGGMALQRVQRNCLFSLNNLVSVKEEKEKGYDMINNDILLRVKKILVMHHIPIYLIKIIYLFWFYTCKCNDTMFFKNLVFFPYFDNTALSIYVSSFCFLFHYYIIINMYNKLIDIKSYRLSNHFMKHACFKKVCSLLVLSLCVILKVSINAINFEIMYRLSDEGRKRIEELIEGIADEDIYNDEDEEYEKEFNRKEEDDVLYGGDVIHVEDMEKIKGKKGQNEDIFYGEKNRFNDTLILNFQILHVSLGDEEKVEDDKCRCGKSFVRKEVEEGTSKNEVQTEHKKKKIYENFGKNVVQEEVKNEGVDYTRSLGANIVLGNDDDDSFDMYVSSLPQCDLLKILESLDRLRKYECTCNERDCYCYVSGSDGGDDSGYGWGRLCTDCSMREFIRRSSRNSKCVNYANDGINSSIVGSGYGCGSISGSGKGSALGSQGRNVEDSSYTSTMITYYLYKSDRKGLSYILPLLLKKLYKINSYIDLFEEDFFVIKETFNLLKNRFNILGECNNLNYNSSSYNEESHLFIEKNDIYLNNNIKHVNVLANYLLRHAPFTLPFSDRILLFYHFRNKSKENIRDDQRFNFIEAKHHLIRRGNIMEDAFIILHKLDSTQLKQNIRIAFIDKNGNEETGIDGGGLFKEFIILLCREIFHPNFILFQNLQKNNTLFPKTYEQNDNLTLYEFAGRVVGKAIYERILIETIFNNVFLNLLLFDDIDINDIFFIDENIFNSLLYIQNTNNVENLSLTFCTYEKKSPDVGTIKQYEDIKNFFYILSKNVLNNTFPNNTSGIVGTSSTSRSDMEPFFFPQSGPYPHGNINNFFSIIDNLDALINTLDRNLSSISRNVMQMGRLSRNTDLSDHSSFDNFGSFNGPRGHSAIHRVDITRNDVSSNVPLSVGREDERVSYSQSSLNGRVDPVSSENVENQSSENENTNDQFLQKEDFECIELIPNGRNIIVNDENKKLYIKLYINYKYNKLIKKKTEYFLKGLSQLIPTKWLKLFNAQELKTLISGNDKCFDVDDLRKNVVYGGGYSETSRTVINLFEILKRFTPKEKSLFLMFVTSCSRSPLLGFQELYPKFCIYRVVDYTRLPTASTCVNLLKLPDYSSCEVLYKNLVTAINGTQGFDLS; encoded by the coding sequence atgttTAATGAAGGTAGTAATAGTAGAAGAATTAACTTGAGTGGAAAAAAGCATGTTATACTGAATAAGGACTCGTTTATTGAAAAAGCTAAAAGGGAGAAAGAAATTTGTCTTACATTaacgaaaagaaaaaatgcttttaaaattataagtaattatatttgttttaaaaaatgtattgaGAGTAGAagagaagaaataaataatattcttcctaaaagaataaatgatataatattattagagAAAATAGTATCACCTGCTATTTATAGGAAAGCACTGAGGATATGTTTACATGAATTTTCAGTTCAGtcaacttttcttttttcaaaaaaggaTTGTTATAAACATTACAAGGGTATGAAATTTGAAAATACGATATACCCACCAATAAAATGTTTACTCGATGTAATAAagttatataacaaaatagatCGTTTAGAGGAGGATGAAGATGGTAACATAACCAAGGATGGTACTGCTACTAGCAGTTTCGACGCAAAGGACAGTGGTGAAAGTATATTACGGAGTGATAACCAGATAAGCTGTACACAGgataaaacaatttttcatGATCGTCCACATGTtgataaggaaaaattagGAAGCAGTATCGAAGtagtaaaaaacaaattttattacagACACAAGAAAGAATTGAAAATATTGACAAATCATTTAGACATTTTGTTAggaaattattatgtatataatgtgAACATATATAGAGAATACCATGAAGGGGTAAGGAGGGAGGAGGAAGACTATTATAAGTCTAGTAGTGTAAATAGTAGTGGTAGAAGAGGCGTACAATTCGAAAAAAGTACGGACGAACTGAGCAGTAGTATGCTACACttgtattatttgtataattttattttgaataatttgtTCATTGAAGAGTTGGAGGTGAAAATAAGGCATTACGAGAATAACAGAAATGGGGAAAATTGCAAATATGACGAAAACTGCAAAAATTGCAATTACAAATTAGCCGCGTCGCTCAAGAAAATTAGTgattacataattttaactATGAATGGACTGACTACCATCATAAAGAAAATACTTCAATCATATGGGGATAAAAACGTTGACATGCATTATGCATCATCAAAGTTAATAATGTATGTCTGTGAtatgatatatgtatatttttatatattaaaaataaagggaAAAGATTTAAAGAGTGGTCAGGTAACAGAGCTGAAGCAGAAAATTAACGTGCTACTAAATTTTGTGCTTGTTCATGTGGGGCAAACGATGGGCCACACCAACGGAAGTGAATACGACAATAAAAAAGACAACAAAAGCGATAACAAAAGCGATAACAAAAGCGATAACAAAAGCGATAACAAAAGCGATAACAAAAGCGATAACAAAAGCGATAACAAAAGCAATAACAAAAGCGATAACAAAAACGATAACAAAAGCGATAACAAAAGCGATAACAAAAACGATAACAAAAGCGATAACAAAAACGATAACAAAAACGATAACAAAAACGATAACAAAAACAATAAcgatagtaatagtaattataataataattactacCATGGAAGTTCTTTCCATGGTAGTTTCTTTCATCGCAGTTCTCGCCGTCGCAGTTGTGCTGGCAATAACTAccatctttttatttctttctttaaatataatattttcgaATTATTCACAAGTACCGTCGATGTAAAGGATGAATTGAAACTACTGAAAAGGAtactactaataataattaacaatACCTACAAAGATGTGGATGCAATGAGAAAGTATGTGTACAACTGTGACAACAATACAATTAACTCTATTCATAACAaatcctatatatataatcaacATTCATTTGATTCATATCATATTTCTGGaatcaatttatttaaaaatctACTATTATTTGCTCAGTGCAATAGGAAATTCTTAGaccataatatttttgatttaCTTCTAGAggcatatttatttttgcccCTTAAGTATCATCCGTATATTTACCAGGTCACTGTAATTGAAGGTAACAAAGAGAAATGGTTGGGATTAGCTGGAAATAATCTGATCAACGATTCTACAAAATTCAAGAATAATGTGAATGGAAATCAAAGGGGTAGAGAAGCGTCATTACTTGAGGAACCTTCACCAGAGCTGAAGGCGGAATGGGAAAGGCCGCAGGAGGAGGAACCGAATAAGTCGTTGCAATCGAGTCCGGgcgaaaataaaaatacttttagCACTTATCAAGCatatatgaagaaattaCAAATGGGTTATTATTATAGCAAGGATATAATCGATTCGCTGCTGTACATATGCAGTAAGTGTGGTTTTATCAAATTAGACACCTTGCTTTTTGTTTTGCTTCCTTTTAGAAgcttacatataaatatatataaaacatataaaaattactacgactatattaaaaatgtgagCAGCAGTGCTGAGGAGGTAATAAATGGAAAGTATGACAGTGTAAGCAgtagaaaaaaggaagaactACGCGGGTATCTTGGATCCAAGGGTAACCACGAGAAGGAGCGCATCATAAACAGGGCTGGAGGCCATGGTAATAGCCGCCATGGTAGTAGCTTCCACGATGGTAGCCTTCACGGCAGTAGCGGCCATAATACGAACCACCGTAGTAGCAGCAGTCATTATAAGcatgttttaaatttttcgaAGGGAGCGCAGGAGAAGGACCCCATTGGGGGAATGGCTTTGCAAAGAGTCCAGAGAAATTGCCTTTTTAGCTTAAACAACTTAGTAAGtgtaaaagaagaaaaggaaaaaggataTGATATGATAAACAATGACATATTATTGAgggtgaaaaaaatattggtaATGCATCATATCcctatttatttaataaaaataatatatctcTTTTGGTTTTACACATGTAAATGCAACGATAccatgttttttaaaaatttggtgttttttccatattttgaCAATACAGCTTTATCTATTTATGTTTCTtccttttgttttctttttcattattatattataattaatatgtaCAATAAACTAATTGACATAAAGAGTTACAGACTTAGTAATCATTTTATGAAGCATGCATGTTTTAAAAAGGTATGCAGTCTCTTAGTGTTATCCTTGTGTGTTATTTTAAAGGTGTCAATAAATGCAattaattttgaaataatgTATAGATTATCAGATgaaggaagaaaaaggatAGAGGAACTCATCGAAGGCATTGCGGATgaggatatatataatgatgaGGATGAGGAGTACGAAAAGGAGTTTAACAGAAAAGAGGAAGACGATGTACTATACGGGGGAGATGTAATACACGTGGAagatatggaaaaaataaaaggaaaaaagggaCAAAATGAGGATATTTTCTATGGAGAGAAAAACCGGTTTAACGACACCCTCATATtgaattttcaaatattgcATGTATCTTTGGGGGATGAAGAAAAGGTCGAAGATGATAAATGCAGATGTGGCAAAAGTTTTGTGAGAAAGGAGGTAGAAGAAGGGACAAGTAAAAATGAAGTTCAGACggagcataaaaaaaaaaaaatttatgaaaattttggtAAAAATGTGGTACAAGAAGAGGTAAAGAATGAAGGTGTAGATTATACGAGAAGTCTAGGTGCCAACATTGTGTTAGGTAACGATGATGATGATTCGTTTGATATGTATGTTAGTAGTCTCCCCCAATGTGACTTGTTAAAAATACTGGAGTCGTTAGATAGATTAAGGAAGTATGAATGCACTTGCAATGAAAGGGATTGCTACTGTTATGTTAGTGGTAGTGATGGTGGTGATGACAGTGGCTATGGATGGGGAAGACTATGCACAGACTGCAGTATGAGGGAGTTCATACGGAGGAGTAGTAGAAACAGTAAATGCGTTAATTATGCGAATGATGGTATTAACAGCAGCATTGTAGGAAGCGGGTATGGCTGTGGTAGTATTAGCGGAAGTGGTAAGGGAAGCGCTTTGGGGTCTCAAGGGAGAAACGTTGAGGACTCGTCATACACGTCAACGATGATCACGTACTATCTGTACAAGAGTGATAGGAAGGGGCTGAGCTACATTTTGCCGCTGTTGTTGAAAAAGCTATACAAGATAAATAGCTATATAGATTTGTTTGAAGAAGATTTTTTCGTTATAAAGGaaacatttaatttattaaaaaaccGCTTCAACATTTTAGGTGAGTGTAATAACTTAAATTACAATAGTAGTAGTTATAATGAAGAATCccatttatttatagaaaagaatgatatatatttaaataataatataaagcaTGTGAATGTTTTGGCAAATTATTTATTGCGACATGCACCTTTTACCTTACCATTTAGTGATagaatacttttattttatcatttccgTAATAAGAGTAAAGAGAATATAAGAGACGATCaacgttttaattttatagaGGCAAAACATCATTTAATAAGACGAGGAAATATTATGGAAGATGCTTTTATAATACTACATAAACTCGATTCAACacaattaaaacaaaatattagaaTAGCTTTTATTGATAAAAATGGTAATGAAGAAACAGGAATAGATGGAGGTGGATTATTCaaagaatttattattttattatgtaggGAAATATTTCAtcctaattttattttattccaaaatttgcaaaaaaataatacattatttcCAAAAACTTATGAACAGAACGACAACTTAACTTTGTATGAGTTTGCTGGTAGAGTAGTAGGCAAAGCTATATATGAAAGAATATTAATAGAAaccatttttaataatgtcTTTTTAAATCTATTACTTTTTGACGATATtgatataaatgatatattctttattgatgaaaatatctttaatagtttattatatattcagaATACTAATAATGTCGAAAATTTATCTTTAACCTTTTGTACCTATGAGAAAAAAAGCCCTGATGTAGGTACTATAAAGCAGTATGAAGACATAAagaattttttctatattttaagCAAAAATGTTTTGAATAATACTTTTCCTAATAATACTTCTGGAATAGTTGGTACCTCTAGTACTAGCAGAAGTGATATGGAgcccttttttttcccacAAAGTGGACCTTATCCTCATGGGAACATAAACAATTTCTTCAGCATCATCGATAACTTAGATGCCCTCATAAATACTTTGGATAGGAATTTGTCCTCTATTTCAAGAAACGTTATGCAGATGGGTCGTTTGAGCAGGAATACCGATTTGAGCGACCATAGCAGTTTTGACAATTTTGGCAGTTTTAACGGTCCTAGGGGCCATAGTGCCATCCATAGAGTGGATATAACGAGAAATGACGTAAGTAGTAATGTACCTTTGTCTGTAGGTAGGGAAGACGAGAGGGTTTCATACAGCCAGTCCAGTCTGAACGGTAGAGTTGATCCTGTTTCGAGTGAAAATGTGGAAAACCAAAGTAGCGAAAACGAAAATACAAATGATCAATTTTTACAGAAGGAGGACTTTGAATGTATTGAACTAATTCCAAATGGTCGAAATATAATAGtgaatgatgaaaataaaaaattatatataaaattatatattaattataaatataataaattaataaagaaaaaaacggagtattttttaaaaggttTATCACAATTAATACCAACGAAATGGCTTAAACTTTTTAATGCTCAAGAGTTGAAGACACTAATTTCTGGTAATGATAAATGTTTTGATGTAGATGATTTAAGAAAGAATGTTGTTTATGGTGGTGGGTACAGTGAGACTAGTAGAACagttattaatttatttgaaatattaaaaaggttTACACCAAAAGAGAAGAGTCTTTTTCTTATGTTTGTAACAAGTTGTTCAAGATCTCCTCTACTAGGTTTTCAAGAATTATATccaaaattttgtatttacaGAGTAGTAGATTATACTAGACTACCCACTGCATCAACATGTGTCAATTTGTTGAAACTGCCTGATTATTCATCATGCGAAgttttgtataaaaatttgGTAACGGCAATAAATGGTACGCAGGGCTTTGACTTGAGCTAA
- a CDS encoding AP-4 complex subunit mu — protein sequence MVVSQLYILSPRGDTIISRDFRGDISKGSAELFFRNVKLHKGDAPPLFYLNGINFIYLKSNSLYFVLTSLFNVSPSYLVELLNRLLKVFKDFCGQINEEIIRANFILIYEIIDEVIDYGYIQNSNTEYIRNLIHNEIAASSRSSNNNNMNKKFAHLSNFSIKHSNTLPSNASQKPIQINDKKNEIFIDIVEKINLIMNSKGEIIYSYVDGVIQIKSYLLGNPYIKIALNDDLYIKNIHNDNSNNIIIDDCNFNHLVNLSQFEREKILSLYQPDGECVLMNYRINNNFKAPFRVFASLVYNPTHTVELCIRIRLDIPAQYTCTNVFVNCNLCKHISNVHLDLNSNSDLFSAHYISNEHKLLWTIKKFKGENEYSIRSKITLNTNYVYSRRDFGPIYILFEIPMFNLSKLRIKYLRIIENYKSCNTHRWVRYITQSSSYVYRLN from the exons ATGGTAGTTTCCCAGCTGTACATCCTATCCCCCAGAGGGGATACAATTATCAGTCGTGACTTCAGAGGGGATATATCGAAAGGTAGTGCTGagttattttttagaaatgtAAAATTGCACAAAGGGGATGCTCCAcctttgttttatttgaatGGAATAAATTTCatctatttaaaaagtaatagtctttatttcgttttaacatctttatttaatgtatCACCAAGTTACTTAGTCGAACTACTAAATAGATTATTAAAAGTATTTAAAGATTTTTGTGGTCAAAttaatgaagaaataattagagcaaattttatattaatatatgaaataatagaTGAAGTAATAGATTATggatatattcaaaatagtaatacagaatatataagaaatttaaTACATAATGAAATAGCCGCTAGCAGTAGaagtagcaataataataatatgaataagaaATTTGCTCATTTATCCAACTTTTCAATTAAACATTCAAATACTTTACCATCTAATGCTTCTCAAAAACCTATtcaaataaatgataaaaaaaatgaaatttttattgataTTGTGGAAAagattaatttaattatgaatAGTAAAGGTGAAATTATTTACTCTTATGTGGATGGAGTAATACAGATAAAGTCCTATTTACTTGGAAatccatatataaaaattgctTTAAATGATGActtgtacataaaaaatattcataatgacaattctaataatattattattgatgACTGTAATTTTAATCATTTAGTTAATTTATCCCAATTTGAAAGGGAAAAGATACTCTCTTTGTACCAACCAGATGGGGAATGCGTTCTTATGAACTACAGGATTAACAACAACTTCAAGGCCCCCTTTCGAGTCTTTGCCAGCCTTGTCTACAATCCCACACACACG GTAGAGCTCTGCATTCGAATAAGGCTTGACATCCCAGCTCAGTACACGTGCACAAACGTGTTTGTTAACTGTAACCTGTGCAAACACATAAGTAACGTGCACCTGGATCTGAACTCCAACTCGGACCTGTTTTCCGCTCACTACATATCAAACGAACACAAACTTCTATGGACAATAAAGAAGTTCaag GGGGAAAACGAGTATAGTATACGATCGAAAATAACATTGAACACAAATTATGTTTACTCTAGACGTGATTTCGGACccatatatattctttttgaAATTCCCATGTTCAATTTATCAAAactaagaataaaatatttacgtatcattgaaaattataagtCGTGTAATACACACAGGTGGGTTCGCTACATCACTCAGTCGTCTTCATACGTGTATAGATTGAattga